The nucleotide sequence ACGTACCCATGTTTGAATAAGCATGAGATTGTAAATATATTCTTCTCacttatatgaaaatgatgtaccggtggtatttgactcctagtaagttgGCTAaactccttcccacctagcagttcgaaagcacgttaaagtgcaagtagataactaggtaccgctccggcgggaaggtaaacagcgtttccgtgcgctgctctggtttgtcagaagtggctttgtcatgctgggcacacgacccggaagctgtacgccggctccctcggccagtaacgcgagatgagcgcagcaaccccagagtcggacacgactggacctaatggtcaggggtccctttacctttacctaagttagctaaaatgtatagaatgagttcaaatatctgctggaaatgtaaagaataaGTGGATACCTTTTACTATATGTGGTGGTCAAGTAAGATAACAAAATCattttgggaaatggtatataatgaattggggggtgtttaaaataacttttcttAAGAAatcagaagcctttttatttggAATTACAGGTACTGAGATCCCAAAAGAGCAGAGAAGactatgtatgcgacaacagttGCACAGATGTTATTAGCCCAAAGATGGTGCTGAACAGACTTCAAAGACATACATTACGATCTCTTGCAGCCGCACAAAACTATCAATAGAGGACATAGCATTTTCGTATTAGGCCATGCAGGGCTTTATGGGTGATAaccaacacttagaattgtgTCCAAAAACAGACCATTAGTCAGCGGAACTGTTCTAATAAGGGAGTCCTATGCTGCCTATAGCCAGCCCTGGTCTCCAcctctactgaagctctttccacattcaatacatttaaatggtttctctcctgtgtgagtttgttgatgtattcGAAGTGATCCACTTGCatggaagctttttccacattcaatacatttaaatggtttctctcctgtgtgtttGTTGATGTATTCGAAGTGATCCACTTGCatggaagctttttccacattcaatacatttaaatggattctctcctgtgtgagttcgttgatgtattcgaAGTGATCCACTTGCatggaagctttttccacattcaatacatttaaatggtttctctcctgtgtgagtttgttgatgtattcGAAGTGATCCACTTGCatggaagctttttccacattcaatacatttaaatggcttctctcctgtgtgagtttgttgatgtcttctaaggtcgccacttccactgaagctctttccacattcaaaacatttaaatggtttctcccctgtgtgagttcatTGGTGTCTTCTAAGGACTCCAcctctactgaagctctttccacattcaatacatttaaatggtttctctcctgtgtgagttcgttggtgtgttctaaggcctccacttccactgaagctctttccacattcaatacatttaaatggtttctcccctgtatgagtttgatgatgtattctaaggtgtccattttgactgaagctctttccacattccatacattcaaatggtttctcccctgtgtgagtttgctggtgttttctaaggtctccacttccacggaagctctttccacattccatgcagttaaatggtttctccaccgtgtgagttcgttggtgtcttctaaggtctccacttccactgaagctctttccacattcaaaacatttaaatggtttctcccctgtgtgagttcgttgatgtattcgaAGTGATCCACTTGCatggaagctttttccacattcaatacatttaaatggtttctctcctgtgtgagtttgttgatgtattcGAAGTGACCAACTTGCatggaagctttttccacattcaatacatttaaatggattctctcctgtgtgagttcgttgatgtattcgaAGTGATCCACTTGCatggaagctttttccacattcaatacatttaaatggtttctctcctgtgtgagttcgttgatgtattcgaAGTGATCCACTTGCatggaagctttttccacattcaatacatttaaatggattctctcctgtgtgagtttgttgatgtattcGAAGTGATCCACTTGCatggaagctttttccacattcaatacatttaaatggtttctctcctgtgtgagttcgttgatgtcttctaaggtctccaattccactgaagctctttccacattcaaaacatttaaatggtttctcccctgtgtgagttcgttggtgtcttct is from Lacerta agilis isolate rLacAgi1 chromosome 2, rLacAgi1.pri, whole genome shotgun sequence and encodes:
- the LOC117042425 gene encoding LOW QUALITY PROTEIN: oocyte zinc finger protein XlCOF6-like (The sequence of the model RefSeq protein was modified relative to this genomic sequence to represent the inferred CDS: inserted 2 bases in 1 codon; substituted 1 base at 1 genomic stop codon); its protein translation is MKKPSVGFSSSKTGQEDEGQNSAEPPNTPTKSHGGKPFKCIECGKSFSQRADLRRHQRTHTGEKRFNCIECGKSFSQSGALRRHQQAHTGEKPFKCIECGKGFTQNVNLRIHQQNHMGQKPFKCIECGKSFSRKETLRIHQRTHTGEKPFECMECGKSFSQNGNLRIHHQTHTGEKPFKCIECGKSFSRGGVLRRHQRTHTGEKPFKCFECGKSFSGIGDLRRHQRTHTGEKPFKCIECGKSFHASGSLRIHQQTHTGENPFKCIECGKSFHASGSLRIHQRTHTGEKPFKCIECGKSFHASGSLRIHQRTHTGENPFKCIECGKSFHASWSLRIHQQTHTGEKPFKCIECGKSFHASGSLRIHQRTHTGEKPFKCFECGKSFSGSGDLRRHQRTHTVEKPFNCMECGKSFRGSGDLRKHQQTHTGEKPFECMECGKSFSQNGHLRIHHQTHTGEKPFKCIECGKSFSGSGGLRTHQRTHTGEKPFKCIECGKSFSRGGVLRRHQXTHTGEKPFKCFECGKSFSGSGDLRRHQQTHTGEKPFKCIECGKSFHASGSLRIHQQTHTGEKPFKCIECGKSFHASGSLRIHQRTHTGENPFKCIECGKSFHASGSLRIHQQXHTGEKPFKCIECGKSFHASGSLRIHQQTHTGEKPFKCIECGKSFSRGGDQGWL